TGTTTGAAAAAATTACCGAACTCAAACGAGACATCATCGAGTTTGGCTCGCATGTTGAGAATATGATCGAACGAAGCATCAGAGGTTTGCAGACAAAAAATGCCGCGATGCTGAAAGAGATCATGGAAAAGGATGAGCAACGCGCCAACGAATTTGACCTTCAGATGGACGAGGAGTGCATCAAAGTGATTGCCCAATTTCAACCACGTGCGAAAGAATTGCGGACGATATTGATGATCCTGAAAATGAGTGGCGACTTCGAGCGACTCGGCGACGGCGCCGTCAACATTTGCAAAAGCGCGCTATTTCTGATTGAGCGTCCCGCCGTCAAACCGTTGGTCGATATTCCGCTCATGGCGCAGGAGGCGAACGGTATGCTCAAGGACGCTATCAATTCATTTATCAATGAAGATGCCGAAACGGCTAAAACAGTCTGCATGCGAGATAATATCGTTGATGATTTACGGGATAAAGTGATTAACGAATTAATGAATTGCATGACAAAAGACCCGTCAACCGTTGAACGCGCTCTGCAATTGATTGATATTTCCCGAAAACTCGAGCGTGTCGCCGATTTATCAACGAATATTTGCGAAGATGTGATTTTCATGGTAAAAGGCAAGTCGATCAAACATCATAGCGAAGTGTAGAGTCAGTGAATACCGTGTTTCTACAACTATTTTAAAGTTACAGTGTGTGTTTCTTTCCGGATGAATCGTAGAAGCCGAAAACTGGTCTTTAACTCATCGATAGGAGGTAGTTATTTCCCCCATGCTCGCTGATAGTCGAAAATCGGCGCGATCAGATGCCACGCTTTTCCAAAAGGATATTCCCCATAAACTAACTTATAACCAAGACTGAACCGATTTCTTCGGCTGTGATATGCGACGAGAATTTTGTGTTCCCATGCGAATCCATCATCTGAGCCGGGAAAAACAAACCAGTCCGCATCTGCCAATATGTCGAATTTGGAGGAAAATTGGTGCCTGACATCCAATCCGAACTTCATCCCGCAACTCGTGTAAAAAGAGTTTAGTCGTGGGTAAACCAGCGGTAAATCAATCGTTGTACGTTCGTCCAATTTTCCCATTTTAAGTCCGACGTCGATGGCGGCTTTCAGTGTGATGAGTTCGGATTGAAATTGCCGAGAAACAAGGACCCCATTCGAGATGCCGATAAGATGTGGAATAGAAAATTCCGGAGAAATAATTCCGCCTGTTCCTTCTCGCGAAATCAAGCGAAGTAACGGTGTCGGATAAATCAATCCGTGTGTTGATGCGAAACGCCAGTTCCCAACGTTCTGGTGAGACAATTTGATGCTTAAATTTGGCATGACGAAAAATGCCAATGCGTGAGTTGAAAATTCGAGATTTTCTGAAAACCCGTATATCAGCGGTTGGAAAATGCCTTTCTCGATTCTGCCGCGTTGGAGTAAAAATGCCGATTCTCTTACCCAAAAAGATTCATCGGCAGTCGCACTTTCACCTAAACCGGCAGACCAAATAAGAAGTAGAAGGGTG
The Candidatus Marinimicrobia bacterium CG08_land_8_20_14_0_20_45_22 genome window above contains:
- the phoU gene encoding phosphate transport system regulatory protein PhoU, whose translation is MLFEKITELKRDIIEFGSHVENMIERSIRGLQTKNAAMLKEIMEKDEQRANEFDLQMDEECIKVIAQFQPRAKELRTILMILKMSGDFERLGDGAVNICKSALFLIERPAVKPLVDIPLMAQEANGMLKDAINSFINEDAETAKTVCMRDNIVDDLRDKVINELMNCMTKDPSTVERALQLIDISRKLERVADLSTNICEDVIFMVKGKSIKHHSEV